In Anolis carolinensis isolate JA03-04 chromosome 4, rAnoCar3.1.pri, whole genome shotgun sequence, the genomic window ATCAACAAGTAGGGtcattttaccatatgtggtggacatgtaattATGCCAAGAAAAACtgaattataatatataaatggagtgagaaaatttgggggggggggagtatccaGTTAAAGTTTGAGACTTTTTACTTGGACTACTTGATATAAATAACTATGGCAGACTGTTGCAATATATGATCATAGGGGCAAGATTGTTCTATGAGCAGTTCAACAGTACCAATAACAGAAAACTTGATGACACAAATGATGGAGATGGATAAACTAGCTTGTTTAGTAAAAGAAGGGACATTAGGAAAAAAATTGAATATCTGGAAACCTTTTATTGACTTTTTGCATGAAGAAGAAAAGTATTTACCAATTTTAAGTTTTGAAGACTAATTTGAAAAGTGTTTTTGTGCGAGAAAAGACTGAACACTAAAAAGAACCCAGATAATGATGGCTATATTATTCTTTGTAGGTGAATGAAGATACATTGGAAGTCAgatgtttttctcttttcttttttattctcttCCCCTTTTTCTAAGTTTTTCCCccgctttctctctttttcttagcacattttatattttaattctatACTTATCTTAATTCTATATTGTCTTGAAATGAAAACTGTTAAACAAGGACTTTCTTCAGTAAAGGAGTACCAGTTGAACTAAGGAAGACCACGGAACCTTGAAAGACGGATGGTTCAGCAGTAAAACCGAACTGATTCTCAACTTCTTACAGCTATTGACATGAAAAGTTTAatattgcaaaactacatctctaacacaatatattttatggtCACGATAATgaataagaataaaaaaatatcaaTTATGACTGATGACCAAGGAAAATGCATACCCCATGATACTAATCACTCACCTGGTCCTTGAATGTGTTGTCTTCTGAATGATCAGTATGGTCTTGGGAAACAGAAGCAGTGTTATGGTTCACAGCAATGTTTGGATCCGCCACAGAAAAAACAGGAATGAGAGGCCGGAGAAATCTGAAATCACTGCTTAAGGATCCATTGGTCAAACACACATCATATTGATAATTCCTGGAAAGTGATCCACTCTGAGAATCAGTACAGTTCTCTGGAATAGTAGGTGGAAAGTGAGGAGGGGCAGCAATAAAACTGCCTCCATGGTCTTTCTTGCACATCTTGATCCCAATAAAGGCAACGATGCAAAGAAGAAACACAAAAGAGACAGATGCCAGGCAGATCACCAAATACATAGTCAAGGGTCCCTCATCTTCAGGATCCTGTTGACGGACATTTACCACCTTTAGGTAAGGGTCAGAAAAGCCATCTACCAGAAGTACATTGAGCATTGCAGTGCTGGTCTGAGGAGGGACACCATTGTCTCTGACTGCAATAGCAAGCCTCTGTTTGCTGGTCTCTCTCTCAGTCAGTGGTCTCCTGGTTTTCACTTCTCCATTCTGGGCTCCTATGCTGAAAAGACCAGGGTCTGTGGCCTTCAGGAGTTCATAGGAAAGCCATGAGTTCTGACCAGAATCTCCATCCACAGCCACCACTTTGGTGATCAGGTAACCGGCATCCGCTATCTTGGGAAGCAGCTCATTGCAGGGATGTGTGCTGTTTTGAAGGGGATACAGGAAGAAGGGAGCGTTGTCGTTTTCATCTGTGATAATGACATGGACAACAACATCTGAACTCAGAGGAGGAGATCCACTGTCAGTTGCCTTTACTGCGACTTTGAAATCTTTTATTTTCTCATAGTCCAGAGATCGAAGGGCATACACGTTTCCTGTTTCAGAGTTAATAGAGATGTAAGAGGCCACAGGGCCACCACCAATGTTCCCAGGTAAAAGAGAGTAGGTCAGTTTGGCATTCTGCTCAGTATCCAGATCAACAGCTTGGACTGAGCCAATGAGAAGTCCTggaatattattttcttgtaccTGCATTTCAAATAAAGACTTTTCAAATGCTGGAGGGTTGTCATTGACATCTGAGATTTGCACATGGATTATTCTTGTTGAGGTGAGCCTAGGAGACCCACGATCCATTGCTGTGATTGTGACATTGTATTCTTGCACTTTCTCTCTGTCCAGGGCACTTTGGATTAGAAGCTGGTAAAAGTTATTTGTAGTAACTTTTAATACAAAGGGCAGATTCATATCCACAGAGCAGAAAGTTTGGCCATTGTCCCCAGAGTCATGGTCTGTGACACTGAATAAGCCAACAAGTGTCTCCAAGGGAGAATTCTCTGGCAAAGGGTTGTTGATTGATATGACTGAAACTTCTGGGGAATTGTCATTCAAGTCCTCAACTTCTATCAAGACTTTGCAGTGTCCAGAAAGGCCCCCTCCATCTGTTGCTTTGATGTTCATGGCATAACTGGTTTCTTTTTCATAATCTATTTCTCCCACAACAGTTATTTCCCCAGTCACTTCATTCAAATTAAACAGATTATGTATTTTTTCAGGCATTCGATGGAAGGAGTAGGTGATTTGAGCATTTGATCCAAAATCCACATCTCTGGCTTCTATTCTAGAGACTAGAGTATCCTGAGGACAGTTTTCCTTTAACTTAACTTTGTATTCAGATTGAGAAAACTGGGGGGAGTTATCATTATTATCTAAAATTTTAATAGTTATTTGAACTGTTCCTGTTCTCCGTGGTACCCCTCCATCTATGGCTGTGAGCGTCAGCACAAAGTGTGGTTCTTTCTCCCTGTCTAGTGATTTCTCCAGGATGAGCTCCACATGTTCGCTTCCATCCATATTGCTTTCCACATTCAAGCTGAAATGCTCATTTGGGCTAAGGGTGTAGTTTTGGATGCTATTTTCTCCCAGGTCCTCATCCTGGGCACATTCCAAGGGGAATCTTGCATTTGGAAGGACTTGCTCGGGAATTTCCAATTGGAAATCATTTTTAGAGAATTTGGGAGCATTGTCATTTACATCTTCTACATTTGTTTCTACACTATAGATCTTCAGAGGGTTTtgaagcacaatttgagaaagaaGGAAACATGGTTCAATCTGTCCACACAGAGTCTCTCGGTCTATTTTCTCATTTATGAGCAGATTCCCAGAGTGGGTATCAAAGTGGAAAAATTGCTTAGAGCTTTTGGATACTAGCTGGGCTCTTCGGGCAGAGAGTTCTTCAACCCCCAGTTTCAAATCCTTTAGCACATTTGCCACCAAAGAcccccttttcttctcttcagGTACAGAATAATGTATAGAAATACACAGTACTTCAGTCACAGAGAACAAAAGTATGAGATACAGACCTTGTTTCCTTCTGAAGCAATCTTCCATTATTTATAACTTCTCTTTCTCCCACTCcttttctctctcaatctctttttCTAGTTCCTGGTCCAGATATAAACTCTACACTGTTACCAAATGATAAGCTCTACTGatcataaaataaattatattctCCCGGTCCGATTGCCTTGCTGCTTTGTTCGTCACAGAGAAAACCTGGCCATCTCGCTCCAGACACAGCTCTGCTCAACATCTCCTATGGATTTCCTCATAAATGAAAACCTTGGGTTTCCTTTTTGTGTTTGACTGCATTGCCACCATGTGGCTGATTGTAGCTACAACAACtccattattttctttaaatGACATAGTATACATtgataaaatattgttttgttattagaaATTGCCTGTCAAATTATGCTGAATTTTATGAACATGTGACTCCATTTAAATGACCTATAACTAGGATTTGTTGACAGGTCCAGCCAAAATATTAGCCATCTGCTTCCAACTTTTGGCTCCTGCTTTAGACAGCAAAGTTTGGAAAGGGAAGcaaatgcttgtttttttttataaaaaagttAAGCTCGATTAACACATTAATAAAAGGTACGGAGGAAAGCCAACATGATGTTATTATGGTtagaatgttggactatgactgtttggccatggaaacccgctgggtgggtttgagcaagtcacatgctctcagctaaatggtcaccataaatcagatcACAATAAACAGTAAAATTGTCTTATCTTATAAACTTCAAAAAGAAAGGGGACTCTTTCATTATGTTGTTGTCAACAGTTTTTCAGATAGCACTCTATACCCAACCATCTCTAAAGATAAGTTCAAACTTCTGTGGTGGGTAGTTTCCAATCTTCCTGAAGCCAGTAGTAAGGGAATAACATTTCCAGACTACCATGTGCtcttttgaaacaaaacaaaaaactcagaCAGAGCATTCTATAATAACCATGATTCCAATCAAacatatttgatttttaaatttatagAAACATCAGGACTAAATAACTACAGTATATATTATATGGACCCCTACCCAATAAACTGAATTTTCTACCTGGGATAACGGAGACAATATGCCATTTATACATGTGAGTCTGTATGGAGTATATTACCATCTGTATAGTACTTCGAGTGTGTTCTGGTGTTTTGTAGTACATAATGACTAAAGGACATGTTTGATTTCATAGCTGTTATATGGTAAGAAATTCTTAACCAttcattgtattattatatatttttaatgaaagACATCCACTCATACAGGATTTTCTGTTCCACAAACTAAATACCTTCCCTTGCCTTTAGTTTTATGAATCTTTATTAGGAAGCCTGAGGTGCCACAATTGCTGATTTTCTCAAAGTAGAAAATATTCAGCTAACCTTATGCATAGAAAAAAATTCATGTAAAGaaattagtgaaaatttcatataAAATATCATACAATGTTAGCAGGATATCTGAAAAAATCAGAATACAATGAAAGGGAAATGAATATATTTCAAGTTCTCAATCAGATTTGTGGGACTATATTATACTTGTTATGAAAACAAATAGATTAatctaaataataaatatacgaAGTTAGAACTTCTTTTGAACTAGGATAATGACTGATGGTAATAAACACCATtacagaaaggagaaaatcagAGGAGATGGCAGCCAAACATGTGATCAACTGCATAACTCAGGATATGGTCTTCCTCTTCTACTATCTAATTCTTAAGGATGTCCATAATTTTCAACAAAGTATCAAAGTAGAAAAATGTGCAGAGGTGGACTAAATTATCTGTAACCAACATAAGCAGATCTATCTTGCTTTCTTTATCATTTCATgccatcatgtttatttattaacAATTTTATTTTGGGCATCCATAATGATACAGTGTCCTTCAACAGTTGATAGAAGATTTGAGTTTTTATAAGAATCTCGTTCCATGGCCACCACTTTAGAAAACCAGGCAGACGCCGTACTCCATCCAAGAAATCATGCCATTTGAAAGACAACACTACTCTGAAGAGGATAAAGAATGAAAGAGGCACTGTTATAGTCTTCTTTAAATGACCGTGGATAGGAACTTCTGGAATCCTAATACTTCAAAATGTTTTTCTTGGTCAGTCATAGAAAGTTGAGATCCGATCAAAGTATGTCTGGAATATAATCTGCTTGCATTGCTTATATAGAATCTCATTTTACTGTTCATTTTCCTAGGATATGAGATCCTTTCGGAGCACTTGACAAATCATTCTTGTCCTCACAATGATGGATAATGTAGTGTAATCTGCCATTTCAGTCACCTCATTATTCAGCCTGAAAACCAGGTCATTTATGAATAAATTATAATGCACTAGCTGCAACACAGACCTACTTCTTGCATCCCTCCATTGAAAGAATTGACCATTTAttcctattacactatgtaacaaagttTGAAACATTCtctgttcctggtctgaaagtgttattttttgtttaattgtgcagtacatactttgaaagtagtttttctACTCCATTAGTGTCGCTCtcatggctgccacaaactatgttgaattggttgagactctatgagatactaTTCATTCAGTGAAAATATAGCAATATGTGCTGCATGATGTCCTGCAaaacttttgcagtttaataaactttttccatgtgtatatgatagaaccaattagaaaataacatttataacctaggaacaaaaatcatgctacATAGTGTTATCGTAGTGCTTACTGCTTTTAACCAATTTTCAGTCCATTAGAGAACTTCTTATTCTGTTGTATGAATGCTAAATTATTAGGAATGTATCAAAAGCTTTTTGGAAGTTTAAGAAGACACACATCTATTGGATGATCCCTTTGCTTAAAAAAAGTTTGGTAAAAAGTTAGAGGGTTTGGATTTTCTTATGCAGAAACCATGATAGTTATTTTTGGTAGATCTTATCCTTTTAAATTAATGATGGTTTGTCATTAGCAAAACTTTACCTGAAAAAGAGTTTTAGCTTATCGGTCCATAGTTTCTCCCtgggataattttttaaaaatgggtgtTGCTTTGACCACTCTCCAGATCTGTGCTGTGGGAACTCATCTTAGAGGTATATTACATATTTATGTCTGTGAGGAGTAGGCCCCAGGATGTATTCTTGGAAAATTCTGTGTTATGGCACGGGATCTGAAGGGTTGCCCTGTCACCCATGTCAATCATGAACCATACTCCTGTAGCACTAagatataatctagattatatctCAGGCTCTCCTTCACTCCCTACATAAAGTAATACTTCTTAGGTTGTTGAAGTTATATTGACAAGCAGTCACAAGCTGCATTGTATATCTTGCTTATAATGCCCTATACTAATGTCATTTCAACAAATGCCCTAAGCACTTACTCACATTTTTCAGAGGAAGAAGATACTTTTCTGCCACCTCTATGTTTGTGGATTACCATTTGAGAGAATTGCTCCAGGCACAAGCTTGGCTTGGCATTTGAAAGAGGTGCTTATAATCATCAtcacaaatattttttattaatattcttTATTATTCATCATTAACTGATGAACTTACAAACCAACTATCACTTGACCAGAAAAAATTCTAGAGTCAAATTCATTCAGTAGCCTTACAAGTTTGTAGAGCATTTCATAGTTAAAAATCACTATATTGTGACTTGCACTTTCCATAGTCTCACTCACACACAATTAtaactttgattccactttaatacagcttcatcctatggaattttaATATTTGCCATTTATGGAGGCATTTTCATAAATCTTAGCCAAAGAGCTCTTCTATggtctcaacaaactacaaagatTTTCTAGGATGTCATGATGGCAGGTAAAATAGCGACAGTGCCACTGTTCTATATTGTGAATGAGCAACATTTGCTAATAATTTCTCATGAaaaccaaaatctgtgaatactcAAATCAGTGTACTAAAATGGCTTATATAAGATGGCAAACAACTTAAACAAGTGCCCAAGAGagtctgaggatctgtgaaaagGAAGAGACTACACGTCAGTGAGGTGCTCAGTGTGGAGAAAAAGCAAGGTTTAATTGGGATTTTTCCCCCAGAATGTTTTTGAGCTCTGGTTGGTTAAAGCCATAGAAAGACCACagatatggaggactgactgtataaaacatttttctttaaaaaatatttcttgtaTTACAAACAAAAGAAATGTTGTGTTTAATGCTAATGCTGAAATAGTTTTTTTAGTGTTTATACTACACTTGAAAACTATAAGAAAAAGGCAATACTAGAATGTACAAAGGGAATAtatttcttaatctcttcttCATGGTACAGATTGAAGATCAAAGGTTAATGGGTGGCATCCTATTAATAACATACGCAGCCACTATAAAAACTTCTtgcatttgtttctttgtttatccATTCATTTATCCTACTTTTCTCTCAATATAGAAACCTAGGCAGCTAGTTAAGCCTAAATAACAAAGTTTTCAGTCATCTTGGAGGAAGGAATTCTCCAACTTTCTCATGCAATTAGTGAAGGCCCCACAGGATTGATCTTCCATTAAGaattagggtttttaaaaacttaaattgCAACTAACTTATTAGAAATtacataaaaaaaacaattattccccaaATATCATTGTCAATGTAAGTGTCATCTTAATGGAATATTAGAAATGGGAAAATTGTTACTTTTAAATAACCAGTATTGATAGGAGATTGGTTTTAAGCTAATTTATTCAAAGACCTGACAGTTGTGTTGTAAAATACTTACAGCTGTTTGTGTCTATCTGGGACCACAATCCAATCAGGTGTTTTATACAAATATGCGTCTGTGAAGTTTGTGGGCTTATCACACAACAAACCTGGTGCACATGCATCATTTATTTACCAAGTACAGTGCTCTATATTGGGTAAATTATGATTTATTGCAGAGAGGTTTCTGCTATGAAAAGCTTTTGGGATAGCAAAACTAAGGAACTGGAGTAAAAAAACTAGAACGGCTGAATAGAGATGCCCAGGAACATCAAAACACTTGAGAGAAAGGGGTAGAATAAATGAAAGGTTAGAACAGATGTCTCAAGAGaagatataaaaaaattaaaagacagaTCACCAACGAAGACAGTGTATGCTGATAAAAGTCCTTAAGAGGATGTTCTAACAATGGATGAAGAATACAACATCATTAGGACAGCAATGATATAAAAGAGTAATCAATTTGCCATACATATTGGTTAAGAACATACAAACTACTTAAAACCTACATTTGTCTCTCTAgccaatatattttatttgcaaaattataggtaagaataaatataaaatatgactGATGGACAAAGAAAGACACATTTGGTGAAATGGCTAATTAaacaatagtttttttttaaaaaaaactgactgCCTCACCTGTTCCTTTGATGTATTGTCATCCAAACACTCAGGAAGGTCTTGGGAATCTGAAGAGGCCTTgtgatttactgcaaaatttggaTCCGCCATGGAAAAAACAGGAATGAGGGGCCGAAGAAATCTGAACTCACTGCTTAAGGATCCATTGGTTAAACACACATCATATGGATAATTCCTTGAAAGTGAACCACTCTGAGAATCAGTACAGTTCTCTGGAATAGCAGGTGGAAAGTGAGGAGGGGCAACAATAAAACTGCTTCCATGGTCTTTCTTGCACATCTTGATCCCAACAAAGGAAACAATGCAAAGGAGAAACACAAAAGAGACAGATGCCAAGCAGATCACCAAATACACAGTCAAGGTTCCCTCATCTTCAGGGTCCTGCTGACGGACATCCACCACCTTCAAGTAAGGGTCAGAAAAACCATCTACCAGAAGTACATTGAGAATTGCAGTGCTGGTCTGAGGAGGGACACCATTGTCCCTGACTGCAATAACAAGCCTTTGTTTACTGGTGTCTCTCTCATTCAGTGGTCTCCTGGTTTTCACTTCTCCATTCTGGGCTCCTATGCTGAAAAGACCAGGGTCTGTGGCCTTCAGGAGTTCATAGGAAAGCCAAGAGTTCTGACCAGAATCTGAATCCACAGCCACCACTTTGGTGATCAGGTAACCAGCCTCCGCCATCTTGGGAAGTAGCTCATTGCAGGGGGATGTGTTGTTCTGAAGGGGATACAGGAAAAAGGGAACGTTGTCATTTTCATCTGTGATAATGACATGAACAATAACATCTGAACTCAGAGGAGGAGATCCACTGTCAGTTGCCTTCACTGTGACTTTGAAATCTTTTATTTTCTCATAGTCCAGAGATCGAAGGGCATACATGTTTCCTGTTTCAGAGTTGATGGAGACATAAGAGGCCACAGGGCCACCGTCAATGTTCCCAGGTAAAAGAGAGTAGGTCAGTTTGGCATTCTGCTCTTTATCCAGATCAACAGCTTGAACTGAACCAATTAGCAGTCCTGGAATATTATTTTCTTGGACCTGCATTTCAAACAAAGACTTTTTGAATACAGGGGAGTTGTCATTGATGTCTGAGATCTGCACATGAATAATTCTTGTTGAGGTGAGCCTAGGAGATCCACGATCCATTGCTGTGATGGTGACATTGTATTCTGATATTTTCTCTCTGTCCAGGGGACTTTGGATCACAAGGTGGTAAAAGCTATTTCCAGTAGCTTTTAATATAAAAGGCAGATTCATATCCACAGAGCAAAGAGTTTGGCCATTCTCCCCAGAGTCTTTGTCTGTGGCACCAAAGAGGGCAACAATTGTTTCTAAGGGAGAGTCTTCAGGCACAGGACTATTGATTGATATGACTGAGACTTCTGGGGCATTGTCATTCACATCCTCAATGTCCACCAGGACTTTGCAATGTCCAGAAAGGCCCCCTCCATCCGTTGCTTTAATGTTCATGGCATAACTTTTctctttttcaaaatcaatttctcCCAAAACAGTGATTTCCCCAGTCACTTCATTCAAATTAAACAGATTGTGTATTTTTTCAGGCATTCGATGGAAGGAGTAGGTGATCTGAGCATTTGATCCAAAATCCAAATCTCTGGCTTCTACTCTGGACACCAAAGTATCCCTCGGACAGTTTTCCTTCAATGTTGCTTTGTACTCAGACTGAATAAACTTGGGAAAGTTATCATTATTGTCtagaatattaatatttatttgaatTGTGCCTGTTCTCTGGGGTACTCCTCCATCAACAGCAGTAAGTGTGAGGCCCAAATGTGGCTCTTTCTCTCTGTCCAGAGCTTTCTCCAGGATGAGAGTCACATATTTGCTTCCATCAGTATTGTTTTCCACATCCAGATGGAAATGTTCATTGGGACTGAGGGTGTAGTTTTGGATACCATTTTCTCCCAGGTCCTCATCCTGGGCAGATTCCAAGGGAAATCTTGTATTCGGAGGAACAATCTCAGGAATTCCAAACTGGAAATCATTTTTTGAGAATTTGGGGGCATTGTCATTTACATCCTCTACCTTCATTTCAATATTATAGATCTTCACGGGATtttggagcacaatttgagaaagcAGTAAGCATGGTTCAATCTGTTCACATAAAGCTTCTCTGTCTATTCTGTCATTTATGAGCAAATCCCCAGAATGGGCATCAAGGCGGAAATACTGATTAGAACTTTTGGACACTAGCTGGGCTCTACGAGCAGAGAGTTCCCCAATGCCCAGTTTCAGATCCTTCAGCACATTTGACACCAGAGAcccccttttcttctcttcagGCACAGAATAATGAATTGAGACACACAGTACTTCAGTCACAGAGAACAAAAGTATGAAATACAGACCTTGTTTATTTCTGAAGCAGTCTTCCATGGCTTggaatttctctttctctctcccactctctcctcttctctctccaGTTTCTGGCCCAGTTATAAACCTCTAGACTGTTAGCCAACAATGAGCTTTACTGGTGGAACAATACCTTATGTTCTACTAGTTTTATTGCCTCCCTGATTTGTTCTTCATGCAAAACCTGGTCATTTTGCTTCAGACACAGCTCTGCTCCAAGCTTCCTATGAATTTCCTCACACAAGAAAAAAttgcatttcctttttgtttGACTGTATTGCCACCATGTGGCTTACTGTAGCTACAACAACTCTACAACAATTACCATATTTTCCTTGAATGGCATCTCACAGTGTGTAGAAACTAAGAACAATACTGTTTTATTAGCAGAAATTGTCTGCCAAATTTTATGAAAATGTTCTATTTCTATTAGCTATAATTTACATGTACGGACAGGTCCAGTCTTACTTATTAAGCACCCACTTCCAGTCATTAGCTGCTGTTTCAGGCagctatgtttgtttttttactaacATTTGTTAAATGTTAAATCTATTTAATCcaaccaattaaaaataaaaatacagtcactgaaataaataaacaaaatgaagaaATCAAATTCAAAAACAACTCCTCCGATACTCCTTTCCTCTTAACTTTTCCCACCCCTAtatccttcctttaaaaaaaaccctacagattaaaagaaatacataataaaaaaaaCCACTGACTTCTCCCCTTCTCAAGTAAAGACAGCTATCAAAATATTATCACATACTGGTACTTCTATTCTAGTAGTTGCATCAACTTCTGTTAAATACAGATGGATATATTCAAATTTAATAAACACCCACTAGTAATATTAGTAGAAACAATCTGACAATTTTGACTAAAGTTCAATACTTGTAATTTTGAGATGatgtgaaaaataaaacattacagGCAACTAAGTTTGATAGTATAGAAAGGGCAGcaaatagttgttgttttttaaaaaaattgcaaaatacgAATGAAAAGTACAGAACAGAACCAGTATGGTGCACCAGTTGGACAATTCTGGATTTCAATTACTCCTCAAAACTGACTCTGTTGAGATTTTCTTGACAGCTAAACGGTCTCTTaaaattcttcttcttttaaaaatgttaagatATGGTACGGTATCTCAAGATTGCTATTTTGTCAATAGGTAAAGCAAAGCTTAGGATGATGAGAAGGTAATTTCCAGCAGCAGCCACAAACTCATGCCTATGTTTGTGAATGAAGTGGAAAGTAAATACATGTATCCTCCTTACAAGTCTATGCAAGTATATCCTATACAGGTATCCTTACAAGTATATACTCATTCACACTCTAATAAGAAAACTTAGGGTCGGATACATGTTGACTGTTCTATAAGGTAACGTGTGATTTCAATATAAAGTAAAATCTACTCCCTGTTTTTTAGTGGTTGTGACACACCAGCCTCTGAACCAATCCCAAATTGATAGCCTGCATTTTTATGAGGCCTTATGGAGTTAGGCCCCAATCTAGTTTTACTTAATGGCATCCCCGTCATCAATGTATGCCCTGTCTTCAGGTTAAAAATACTGCTAGCAAATAGTCTGGACACTGAATGCTTTAGAATCACTACAGGAAGGCTAGGACAGGTAC contains:
- the LOC100555853 gene encoding protocadherin beta-16 isoform X3, encoding MEDCFRRKQGLYLILLFSVTEVLCISIHYSVPEEKKRGSLVANVLKDLKLGVEELSARRAQLVSKSSKQFFHFDTHSGNLLINEKIDRETLCGQIEPCFLLSQIVLQNPLKIYSVETNVEDVNDNAPKFSKNDFQLEIPEQVLPNARFPLECAQDEDLGENSIQNYTLSPNEHFSLNVESNMDGSEHVELILEKSLDREKEPHFVLTLTAIDGGVPRRTGTVQITIKILDNNDNSPQFSQSEYKVKLKENCPQDTLVSRIEARDVDFGSNAQITYSFHRMPEKIHNLFNLNEVTGEITVVGEIDYEKETSYAMNIKATDGGGLSGHCKVLIEVEDLNDNSPEVSVISINNPLPENSPLETLVGLFSVTDHDSGDNGQTFCSVDMNLPFVLKVTTNNFYQLLIQSALDREKVQEYNVTITAMDRGSPRLTSTRIIHVQISDVNDNPPAFEKSLFEMQVQENNIPGLLIGSVQAVDLDTEQNAKLTYSLLPGNIGGGPVASYISINSETGNVYALRSLDYEKIKDFKVAVKATDSGSPPLSSDVVVHVIITDENDNAPFFLYPLQNSTHPCNELLPKIADAGYLITKVVAVDGDSGQNSWLSYELLKATDPGLFSIGAQNGEVKTRRPLTERETSKQRLAIAVRDNGVPPQTSTAMLNVLLVDGFSDPYLKVVNVRQQDPEDEGPLTMYLVICLASVSFVFLLCIVAFIGIKMCKKDHGGSFIAAPPHFPPTIPENCTDSQSGSLSRNYQYDVCLTNGSLSSDFRFLRPLIPVFSVADPNIAVNHNTASVSQDHTDHSEDNTFKDQVQASLTEDAAPRSGGPGCTVNQAIGANANSGQNDWLSYQ
- the LOC100555853 gene encoding protocadherin beta-16 isoform X6; translated protein: MEDCFRNKQGLYFILLFSVTEVLCVSIHYSVPEEKKRGSLVSNVLKDLKLGIGELSARRAQLVSKSSNQYFRLDAHSGDLLINDRIDREALCEQIEPCLLLSQIVLQNPVKIYNIEMKVEDVNDNAPKFSKNDFQFGIPEIVPPNTRFPLESAQDEDLGENGIQNYTLSPNEHFHLDVENNTDGSKYVTLILEKALDREKEPHLGLTLTAVDGGVPQRTGTIQININILDNNDNFPKFIQSEYKATLKENCPRDTLVSRVEARDLDFGSNAQITYSFHRMPEKIHNLFNLNEVTGEITVLGEIDFEKEKSYAMNIKATDGGGLSGHCKVLVDIEDVNDNAPEVSVISINSPVPEDSPLETIVALFGATDKDSGENGQTLCSVDMNLPFILKATGNSFYHLVIQSPLDREKISEYNVTITAMDRGSPRLTSTRIIHVQISDINDNSPVFKKSLFEMQVQENNIPGLLIGSVQAVDLDKEQNAKLTYSLLPGNIDGGPVASYVSINSETGNMYALRSLDYEKIKDFKVTVKATDSGSPPLSSDVIVHVIITDENDNVPFFLYPLQNNTSPCNELLPKMAEAGYLITKVVAVDSDSGQNSWLSYELLKATDPGLFSIGAQNGEVKTRRPLNERDTSKQRLVIAVRDNGVPPQTSTAILNVLLVDGFSDPYLKVVDVRQQDPEDEGTLTVYLVICLASVSFVFLLCIVSFVGIKMCKKDHGSSFIVAPPHFPPAIPENCTDSQSGSLSRNYPYDVCLTNGSLSSEFRFLRPLIPVFSMADPNFAVNHKASSDSQDLPECLDDNTSKEQVQASLTEDAAPRSGGPGCTVNQAIGANANSGQNDWLSYQ